A single Montipora foliosa isolate CH-2021 chromosome 7, ASM3666993v2, whole genome shotgun sequence DNA region contains:
- the LOC138010284 gene encoding uncharacterized protein has translation MAAFPVILCLIFTHSLASAAKSCTYQPLTEYGFALVDHSYQSFIADRLASCYIACNMQPACQSLNYNLADKTCEFNNDTKYFRPKYFVEKPTSVYGNNPDSERPWRKLNSAAVCFGVRDDQFGRFEVEVGGSVDAVKLFHLSGLVNCDINRNDRSSKWGCDPESQNIRVVMTTTSNTVLLPNAGGNLKYTIPGYGPNSSEIVFRDFPNPLHLSSGQDLRLWHLYDLNNISPEKRAGKSCANVFAKYMN, from the exons aTGGCAGCTTTTCCTGTCATTCTTTGTCTGATCTTTACCCATAGCCTTGCATCAGCTGCTAAATCATGTACTTATCAACCCCTAACAGAATACGGCTTCGCTCTTGTTGATCACTCGTATCAATCGTTCATTGCTGACCGTCTGGCTTCTTGTTACATCGCTTGCAATATGCAACCAGCTTGTCAAAGCCTCAACTACAATCTTGCTGACAAGACTTGCGAGTTCAACAACGACACCAAATATTTTCGTCCCAAGTATTTTGTGGAGAAACCAACATCCGTTTATGGGAATAACCCTGATTCTG AACGTCCTTGGCGAAAGTTGAATTCAGCTGCAGTGTGTTTTGGCGTAAGAGATGACCAGTTTGGCCGCTTTGAGGTTGAGGTCGGTGGCTCTGTTGATGCTGTCAAACTCTTTCACCTCAGTGGATTGGTGAACTGTGACATTAATCGGAACGATAGATCAAGCAAATGGGGATGCGATCCTGAATCGCAAAACATAAGAGTCGTCATGACAACCACATCAAACACTGTCCTTCTGCCAAACGCGGGGGGAAATTTAAAGTACACCATTCCCGGATATGGTCCCAATTCCAGCGAGATTGTCTTTAGAGATTTTCCAAATCCACTTCATCTGTCTTCTGGTCAAGATTTACGCCTGTGGCACCTATATGATTTAAATAATATTTCACCGGaaaaaagagcgggaaaatcATGCGCTAATGTATTTGCCAAGTATATGAATTAA